From the Lacipirellulaceae bacterium genome, the window CACTTGTGCCCGTTTTGCAAGGCATTACGGAGATGTCCCCGAGCAGCCGCCAGATGTTTCCTCGCGGTCTCGGGGTCTTGATCGAGGCGATGACTGACGATGGCCGTTTTCAGTTCACCATCGCAGCGATCCAACAGCTCCTTCGCTTCCTCGGAAGTTAGATCTGTCAAATCACAAACGATGCGTTTCATCCGCTCGGTTAGCTTCGTATTGGTTGCCTGCAGATCAACCATGAGATTGCCATAGGTCTTACCGAGGCAAACCATTGCTCCCGTTGAGAGCATGTTGAGAACCATCTTCGTGGCGGTTCCCGCTTTCATGCGTGTTGATCCGCTCAAAACTTCAGGACCGACGACTGGAGTGATGCTAAGGTCAGCACGCGCGGTGAGCGCTCCGTCTTGGTTGCAGCTAAAACCAATCGTATAAGCTCCTTGGCTTCGTGCGTAATCCAAGCCGCCGATCACGTACGGAGTTCGCCCGCTGGATGCGATTCCAACAACAACGTCCTGGCTGCAGAGATCAATTTTCCGCAAGTCTTCGGCTGCGAGGTCGGGAGAATCTTCAGCTCCTTCGACCGCTTTTAGCATGGCACCTGGGCCGCCCGCGATGATTCCAACCACCTGTGAAGGGTCTGCATTGAAGGTGGGAGGACATTCCG encodes:
- the murQ gene encoding N-acetylmuramic acid 6-phosphate etherase gives rise to the protein MLENLTTESRNPASERLDGLSPAAIVELINSEDAKIAAAVGEQAPAIAKGIEVIANRLQHGGRLVYIGAGTSGRLGILDAAECPPTFNADPSQVVGIIAGGPGAMLKAVEGAEDSPDLAAEDLRKIDLCSQDVVVGIASSGRTPYVIGGLDYARSQGAYTIGFSCNQDGALTARADLSITPVVGPEVLSGSTRMKAGTATKMVLNMLSTGAMVCLGKTYGNLMVDLQATNTKLTERMKRIVCDLTDLTSEEAKELLDRCDGELKTAIVSHRLDQDPETARKHLAAARGHLRNALQNGHK